In Prinia subflava isolate CZ2003 ecotype Zambia chromosome 8, Cam_Psub_1.2, whole genome shotgun sequence, the genomic window GCATTTCCATCACCTTTGGGTTCATGTGTTTAATCCTGAGTGGCTTCAGACAAACACCAGCACTTGGCGTGTTCAGATTTGAGGGATCAGTTTGAGATGTGGGAAAGTGTTTCAGCTGCCCCCAGAAACAGAGTAATTGTTTACTGCAAAACCCTTTCAGAACCTATGGACACTGAGGCAGAACCTGTTTTGTGTTCCAGTGATAAAACTCTGGGCTAAATGTATTCTTCCAGGAttgcatttttcccctttctttcatTCCCTCTCACCCCTTTCTGCTCCCCCTCCCAATTCTGTGTCCTGCTCTCTCCAGGTGAGCTTCCCCTCTCCTTGGCTGCCTGTACCAACCAGCTGGACGTGGTGGATTATCTCCTGAACAACCCCCACCAGaaagccaggctgcaggagcaggacacGCAGGGCAACACCGTGCTCCACGCCCTGGTGATGATCGCAGACGACACCGAGGACAACACCAAGTTTGTGAGCACAACCTACGTGGAGCTCCTGAAGGCGGGCGTGAAGCTGGACCCCACCTGCAAACTGGAGGAGATTGTGAATTATGATGGCTTAAATCCCCTGCAGCTGGCTGCCAAGACAGGCAAAGTGGAGGTAGGGACAGCCAGAGGGGCAGGGGTGGTGGGATTTGCACTCCTGGTGtccagtggggtttggggttggagCATCTCACACCCAACCGTGGTGAcgctgctggcaggggcagtgccaggatgGCTGTCACAACTGGACATGAAATAAAGATGCCTGACCCTagcaggcagaagaaaatcagaaggctTTATTACAATTCATTCCACCCTTTTATAACATGCTATGCTAAAAAGGCAAATTATCGGTCCATAGGATGGACACATCTCTCCATTGGttaagtaacacaaacaacacctgggagagaggttgttatgggaaaggaatattgtcTACCCAGGAATGTTATGGGAAGAATAGGtatttacacaaagctgcctgggaaaggagaaactaCTGAAATGGTGAGGCTTCAGAattctcaggcttcagaaaatgGGGCTCACAGGTGGCCATAAAGGAGGGCACCTCCTTTAGGCCCTCAGTtgtgtcctgcagagcctcagctggctgctgctgtccctgccctgtccctgctccctgggacaGCCAGGTGCAGTTCCTGCCTGCTTTCAGCCAGATCCAGGCGTTGGATGAGGCAcaaacccagcagtgctgcctgggtgtcctcctgcacctccagcaGAGGAACCCTGTGTGTTCCTGCTCGTGTCAGATCTTCAGGCACAATCCCAGCCGTGCTGCTTTGGGTGCACCGTGTCCTGCTCCTTCAGCAGAGGACACTGTGTGTTTCTGCTCGTGTCAGATCTTCAGGCACAAACCCAGCCGTGCTGCTTTGGGTGCACCGTGTcctcctgcacctccagcaGAGGACACTGTGTGTTCCTGCTCGTTCCAGATCTTCAGGCACATCATCCAGAGGGAGATCAAGGACCCCGTGTACCGGCACCTGTCCCGCAAGTTCACCGAGTGGACCTACGGCCCCATCCACGTGTCCCTCTACGACCTCTCCTCCCTGGACAGCTTCGAGGAGAACTCTGTGCTGGAGATCCTGGCCTACAGCAGTGACACCCCGGTGAGGCTCTCACCACGGCTCAAACACAGGGGTTTCTGTCCTTTTTTATGGTGTTGCTGTACAGTTGTTACGTTTGGAGTTAATGTGGGCGTTCAGGTGATAATTTGTCTGGAAAATGACTCGTGGGGGTGTTTGCAGGTTTTGTTATTCAGAGGCTGCTTGGCATGGCTCTAACAATCCATAATTTGAGGGAAATTTTGATCCTTTGGTTGCCTCAAGCCTCGGTTTGCTCAAATCCCTTGATGAAGTGACTTCTGTGCAATATTTGTTCTCCTTCACACTAAAAGACCTGACTGAATAAACCCTTAACGCCTCCCCAGCTGAAGCCACGCAGCTCCAACCCTTAAAAAGACAACCCTCAGGTGAATTCTCATTCCTGCTGGCACACAGGTGCATTTTGGTTGCTTCTTTCCCCACAGAACCGGTACAAGATGGTGGTTTTGGAGCCACTGAACAAACTCCTTCAGCAAAAATGGGAAACTTTCGCTTCCAAGAGATTCTACTTCAGCTTTGTCTCCTACTTGTCATTCATGATCATCTTTACAGCCATTGCATACTATCAGCCCTTAAGGGTAAAGGTAGGTCCAGTGATTTTATCTGTAAGGCCTGGATGGATGGAGCAGAGTTTAAAAGCTGTGGGTGGTTGTCATCGCTGCCTCTGCCAATCTCCACAGCtttgggtgtttttggttttgtcttgcAGCCTTCCTTTCCAGTGGAGTTCACAGCTGGAGGCTTCCTGTGGGTCTCTGGCCTGATCATTATCCTGTTAGGAGGCATTTATCTGATCTTTGCTCAGGTAGGGGGATCTCTTGTCTGGTTTCACTGTAAGACAGGGGggacaaaaaaagggaaatcagtGGCGTGGAGGCAGCAGGATCTGCTCTCCTGGCATCAGGATGTGCAGGAGGGAATCCTGCTCTGAGACACCCAGAGTGACCTGGCAGTGACAGGGCCAGCACAAGCTGGGTTGCTGGGCAAGGGGGATCACAGTTCCACAACAGCAAATAATTCTGAGAGGTTTCTGAGATTTATGGTGTTAAAATGCATCCCTGGCATTTAAAGCAGGCTATTAATAAAGACATTGGGCTGAGCCATGATTCACCCCTTGTTTATCCTTGCCCTTTATAAATAAGGGCTTTTTTCATCGGGGAGGGATGAAATTGGAGATCTTGAAGATGAAAGGAGGAGCACGGGGAGCAAAGCTCTCccgagggcagggcagggctccctCTCACAGCCTGTTTCTGAAGGGTGATGGGTTGATTCTCCCCCCAGAGCCTGTACCTGCGGAGGAGGCGCCAGTCCCTCAAGACCATGTGCTCTGACAGCTGCATCGAGATCCTCATGTAGGTCCTGGGGGcttcagcacagccccagctcggGGTCGCCTCTCTGGCTGTGCAGAGAACACTGccacagagctggagagcaggaaaacacatcctctgcccctctccttccacccctctgccttctcctgcttctcctcttGCCCTAAGCCTTTGCTGTGGTGGGCTTTGCTGGGTGGGGTCCATCTGCCCCTTGCATCCTcccaaaatgtgttttaatgcACAGCAGCTCCGCCAGGGCGCTTTTTGCTGAGTCCAGTCCCCTCCACCTCCTCTGTGTTTCCTCTCCAGCTTCATCCAGGcgttctccctgctgctgtcgGCGGTGCTGTACGGGGCCAGCTCGGAGAACTACGTGGCAGTGATGGTgttctcactgctgctgggctgggtgaaCACCCTCTACTACACCCGCGGCTTCCAGCGCACCGGCATCTACAGCGTCATGATCCAGAAGGTCAGAGCTGGGAAACCTGCAGGGAAAGGCCTTGGGGAGGGTGGGAGCTCTGGCTAGGCCTGGGCAGAGGATGCTGGACACGGTGGAGTCTCATTCTGGCTCGGGTGTTTGTCATTTTTTATCTAAGTTGCAGTCTCAGGAGGTGTGAGCTCTGACAAGGCAGGAAAATGGCCCCTCCTTTCAAACAATAAGCAAAACTAATTAAAACCTGACACCTAAGTTATTGTTATTCATAAtctaagttatttttatttataacctaagttgtttttatttataacaCAACTAAAAATCACTCACTGTCCCAATGTGGGCTTTCACTGACCAGCTAGAGATCACCCAAACctgagaaggaggaggaggaggaggaaagtgaAAAAGGACCCAGGCAACACCCAAATCCCTCCATATTGTTCCTTATATATATTGCTATATTCTATATCCCTAAACCCCAAACTTTAAGTATTTCACCCTGTGCCATCACACACTTTTATACAAACTAAACACACACTCCCAGTGCTATCATTCAATTTTGGAAGCTGTTGCCATGGCCTCAGCTCAAAGTCACTGCCTGTCACAGCAGAAAGCCTGATATTTTCAGCATCCAGGCTTCCAGCAGGTTTTGGGGTGTGAGGAACTATAATTAATATCCTGTTGAAGCACAGATGCTGCAGAAAGGGGTTGGAtcagtggctgcagctgcagcaaaccactcctgtggcagcactgaacatcccagaggcagcagctgacaccTGTGTGCCAGAAACCAGCTCCAAAGGAGCTCTGAACATCAGGGTgggctccctggagctgctcagcttgGCCTGGGAGGTGTTTCCAGATCTACAAGGGAGCCTGGGGGtaaaaaggcaaagcagaggTGAAATGAGGTGGAATCCAGGAAAAAATTTTGGTCACCTTTTGTGTAAATGGAGatggaaaggagagaggggtGTGTGTTGAAACAATTTGGAAACAGCCATGGCAGGGAACCAAcaggatatttatttatttcaaagaacTATTCATACTAACAGAGCAACAAAGAAGTCCATAGGGCTGTCAGATCAAGCTGCCAATGGTATTATTTAATGGAAGTAATTTAACACGTATCAGTAGTTTTTTTAAACTGGATAAAAGGTGGAAACCTTGTTGTCAGCGTTCCTGAGGGCTGGTTTGTGATGTGGGAGATCATCCTGGCAATTTCATGTGAGAGGAAGGATTTCAGGTGAGAGGAAGGATTTCATGTGAGAGGAAGGATTTCATGTGAGAGGAAGGATTTCATGTGAGATAGAGGATTTCATGTGAGATGAAGGATTTCATGTGAGATAGAGGATTTCATGTGAGGTGAAAGATTTCGTGTGAGGTGAAGAATTTCATGTGAGAGGAAGGATTTCATGTGAGAGGAAGGATTTCATGTGAGAGGAAGGATTTCAGGTGAGAGGAAGGATTTCATGTGAGGTGAAGGATTTCACGTGAGATGAAGGATTTCACGTGAGAGGAAGGATTTCATGTGAGAGGAAGGATTTCATGTGAGAGGAAGGATTTCATGTGAGAGGAAGGATTTCATGTGAGGTGAAGGATTTCATGTGAGGTGAAGGATTTCATGTGAGGTGAAGGATTTCACGTGAGATGAAGGATTTCACGTGAGATGAAGGATTTCATGTGAGATAGAGGATTTCATGTGAGAGGAAGCACTTCCCCCTGGTTTGTGTTTCAGACCATCATGAGAGACCTGCTGCGTTTCCTCTTGGTTTATATGATCTTCCTGTTCGGCTTTGCTGCAGGTGAGCCCCCCTGAGCCGTgtgtgggctgagctgcccaaGGTAACCCACACAAAGCTCTCCCAGGGGCTCAGGGTGtgttttcccccagctctggtgACGCTGATGGGCGATGCCCCCGCCGTGTCCCACAACAAGTCCCTGGCTCAGCCTGAGGCCGCGGGCAGCCACGCCATGTACGGGGGCCTGCTCAGCGTCTCCCTGGAGCTCTTCAAGATCACCATCGGCATGGGGGACCTGGATTTCCAGGAGCACACCAGGTTCAGATACTTTGtcacgctgctgctgctgctgttcgTGATCCTCACCTACATCCTGCTGCTGAACATGCTGATCGCCCTCATGAGCGAGACCGTCACCGACATCTCTGGCTACAGCAAGAGCGTCTGGAAGCTGCAGGTGGGgcccagggccctgctgggctcccaAGGAGTCAGAGGTGgcagtgtctgtctgtcctaAGCTCAGCTGTCAATGCCTTTGGCATCAAGCTGTCACCCTGGGAGTGCATTTTTAGGGGTGTCCACCTGCGACTCAAGGCGGCGCTTCGGGAGCTCTTTGGGGTTGGGTTCCACAGGGATTCTCCAAGAGTTTCTGAGTGGGGAAGGTTCAGCagaagggctgggctgggctctgtgggtTTGTGTCTGACGTGGGTTTTGTTCTTTCAGAGGGCAATTGCTATTCTAGAAATAGAGAAGGCCTGGCTGTGGCGCCAGGGTGGGAAGAGGAGATCTGGCTGCTTCATGTCAGTGGGGCTCAATAAGAAAGATGAGAGGTGGTGTTTCAGGTAAGACAGATGCCCCACTCCCCCTCAcatccagcctggcactgggggCACAGCCTGGTGACCCTGGAGCTCCAcagggaattccagccctgACTCAACCACACACTCTGGGTACACCCAAAGGTGTTGCTGCTTGCCAGGCTGGGGGTTTGAGGGTCAATTGATCCTCCAGCGTTGTCACCTTTGTATTAAAAACATTCCCTGAACTGGAGAATTTGAAACCAAACAGACCAGTGGACAATACACAGGGGGGAGAAGATATTTTATCTCGTGGAGCTTTGATTACAGAAGATCTTtgctcaaaaaaagaaaaaaaaaagctccgTAAGGTGGTGCTGCTACAGCCAAACCATCAAGGTGGTGCTGGCAGgatgagctgggctgggggctgcagggcagtgagATCTGGCTTGAGGTGCTGCATTCCAGGCATCAGTGTCCTGTTGCATTTTGTCTTTCCAGAGTAGAGGAAATTAAATGGACAGACTGGGCAAAGGATGTAGGAGTTCTGAAGGAAGAACCTGGA contains:
- the LOC134553267 gene encoding transient receptor potential cation channel subfamily V member 2-like isoform X2; this encodes MDRFTNGQPGPAQRNRFMGLLETDDSIQEDKPAPSRKEERSGHVRKGEPQPLETPYQKESSDFAPKIKVNLNYRPGLVSNQKDPNRFDRDRLFSAVVRGSPEALEGLLEYLRRNSKFLTNSEYTDARTGKTCLMKALLNLKNGKNDTIPVLLEIDQKMQNPRPLVNVSCSDCFYRGQTALHIAIEKRSLEMVKLLVENGADVHARAHGEFFRKKKEGVYFYFGELPLSLAACTNQLDVVDYLLNNPHQKARLQEQDTQGNTVLHALVMIADDTEDNTKFVSTTYVELLKAGVKLDPTCKLEEIVNYDGLNPLQLAAKTGKVEIFRHIIQREIKDPVYRHLSRKFTEWTYGPIHVSLYDLSSLDSFEENSVLEILAYSSDTPNRYKMVVLEPLNKLLQQKWETFASKRFYFSFVSYLSFMIIFTAIAYYQPLRVKPSFPVEFTAGGFLWVSGLIIILLGGIYLIFAQSLYLRRRRQSLKTMCSDSCIEILIFIQAFSLLLSAVLYGASSENYVAVMVFSLLLGWVNTLYYTRGFQRTGIYSVMIQKTIMRDLLRFLLVYMIFLFGFAAALVTLMGDAPAVSHNKSLAQPEAAGSHAMYGGLLSVSLELFKITIGMGDLDFQEHTRFRYFVTLLLLLFVILTYILLLNMLIALMSETVTDISGYSKSVWKLQRAIAILEIEKAWLWRQGGKRRSGCFMSVGLNKKDERWCFRVEEIKWTDWAKDVGVLKEEPGNTSDPEINPEASC
- the LOC134553267 gene encoding transient receptor potential cation channel subfamily V member 2-like isoform X1 — encoded protein: MDRFTNGQPGPAQRNRFMGLLETDDSIQEDKPAPSRKEERSGHVRKGEPQPLETPYQKESSDFAPKIKVNLNYRPGLVSNQKDPNRFDRDRLFSAVVRGSPEALEGLLEYLRRNSKFLTNSEYTDARTGKTCLMKALLNLKNGKNDTIPVLLEIDQKMQNPRPLVNVSCSDCFYRGQTALHIAIEKRSLEMVKLLVENGADVHARAHGEFFRKKKEGVYFYFGELPLSLAACTNQLDVVDYLLNNPHQKARLQEQDTQGNTVLHALVMIADDTEDNTKFVSTTYVELLKAGVKLDPTCKLEEIVNYDGLNPLQLAAKTGKVEIFRHIIQREIKDPVYRHLSRKFTEWTYGPIHVSLYDLSSLDSFEENSVLEILAYSSDTPNRYKMVVLEPLNKLLQQKWETFASKRFYFSFVSYLSFMIIFTAIAYYQPLRVKPSFPVEFTAGGFLWVSGLIIILLGGIYLIFAQSLYLRRRRQSLKTMCSDSCIEILIFIQAFSLLLSAVLYGASSENYVAVMVFSLLLGWVNTLYYTRGFQRTGIYSVMIQKTIMRDLLRFLLVYMIFLFGFAAALVTLMGDAPAVSHNKSLAQPEAAGSHAMYGGLLSVSLELFKITIGMGDLDFQEHTRFRYFVTLLLLLFVILTYILLLNMLIALMSETVTDISGYSKSVWKLQRAIAILEIEKAWLWRQGGKRRSGCFMSVGLNKKDERWCFRVEEIKWTDWAKDVGVLKEEPGNTSDPEINPEDTRSWRRPAQKPPRAAAPEEQSLLQPQPPATEMLPLQGHTRGL